Proteins found in one Quercus robur chromosome 2, dhQueRobu3.1, whole genome shotgun sequence genomic segment:
- the LOC126712972 gene encoding pentatricopeptide repeat-containing protein At4g32450, mitochondrial-like, with protein MSTKRAAILTNTALSKVCSSLNSSNSRKTLTFLKNLSTAAQRLDFENTNGSQCQVDDYLEYQQKHSESQNPADFHHKSNPNEGYRESNTNDFVSYPVGQNGSFSGFNEQNEFYHNSSGVYRESFRSTYLKKPAGQNGNFRGNCGQNVGQVQQNLTGIHTNNLTSLEQNSSGFYRESTRDGFQNHSVQQNGNFGGNYGYNNGEFLQNHNVYGGNGHIQNSCGSSHKGASEVRQNPYGFDSQGLSESQGSLNGNYRQNCGQTQQAPGDHNLGNVGMFQHSRSSGQYQQNQHVVQYPPNLNTFRGMTEGSQLSNNPKQEGKFSETPESHQYPGTLEELDGFCNEGKVKEAVEVLGLLVKQCQPVDLPRYFQLMWECGEAQSLQEAKSVHEHIIRSLSPLEVSTYNRIIEMYGKCGSMDDAFMVFNAMPTCNLTSWDTMMTWLAKNGLGEDAINLFTQFKKTGMKPDGRMLIGVLSACSVLGDIDEGMLHFESMIKDYGIAPSMDHYVKVIDMLGSTGYLDEAFEFIEKMPLEPSVNIWETLMDLCRVHGHMELGDRCAELVEQLDPARMNEQTKDGLLPVKPSDLAKQKEKKKLASQSLLEVRSRVHEYRAGDRSHPNTDKLYAELRHLREQMKEAGYIPETRFVLHDIDHESKEEALLAHSERLAIADGLLNSPVRSPIRIIKNLRVCGDCHTALKVISKIVGRELIIRDAKRFHHFKDGLCSCRDYW; from the coding sequence ATGTCCACTAAGCGAGCTGCAATTCTCACAAACACAGCACTATCCAAGGTATGTTCTTCACTCAACTCctcaaattcaagaaaaaccCTCACCTTCCTCAAGAATCTTAGCACTGCCGCTCAAAGATTAGATTTTGAAAACACCAATGGGTCTCAGTGCCAAGTAGATGATTATTTAGAATATCAACAAAAACATAGTGAGAGCCAAAACCCTGCAGATTTTCATCACAAATCAAACCCCAATGAGGGTTATAGAGAAAGCAATACAAACGATTTTGTAAGTTACCCAGTTGGGCAAAATGGGAGTTTTAGTGGGTTTAATGAGCAAAATGAGTTTTACCATAATTCTAGTGGGGTTTATAGGGAGAGCTTTAGAAGTACATATCTGAAGAAGCCAGCTGGGCAAAATGGAAATTTTAGAGGAAATTGTGGTCAAAATGTTGGGCAGGTGCAGCAGAACCTAACTGGGATTCATACTAATAATTTAACAAGTTTGGAGCAGAATTCAAGTGGGTTTTATAGGGAAAGCACAAGGGATGGATTTCAGAATCACTCAGTTCAGCAAAATGGGAATTTTGGTGGGAATTATGGGTATAACAATGGAGAGTTCTTGCAGAACCATAATGTATATGGGGGAAATGGACATATACAAAATTCATGTGGGTCGTCCCACAAGGGTGCTAGTGAAGTGAGGCAGAACCCATATGGGTTTGATTCCCAAGGCCTTTCAGAATCTCAGGGAAGCCTAAATGGGAACTACAGACAAAACTGTGGGCAAACTCAGCAAGCCCCAGGTGATCATAACTTGGGCAATGTTGGAATGTTTCAGCATAGCCGAAGCTCTGGACAGTATCAGCAGAACCAACATGTCGTACAATATCCGCCAAACTTGAATACTTTTCGGGGTATGACAGAGGGTTCTCAATTATCAAATAATCCAAAACAAGAGGGGAAATTTTCAGAGACACCTGAGAGTCACCAATATCCTGGTACTCTTGAGGAGCTAGATGGTTTTTGCAATGAGGGGAAAGTGAAGGAAGCTGTGGAAGTTTTAGGGTTGTTAGTTAAGCAATGTCAACCTGTGGATTTGCCCCGATATTTTCAGTTAATGTGGGAGTGTGGTGAGGCTCAATCTCTGCAGGAAGCAAAATCTGTTCATGAACACATCATAAGATCACTCTCACCACTAGAAGTGAGTACCTATAACAGAATCATAGAGATGTATGGGAAATGTGGTTCTATGGATGATGCGTTCATGGTGTTTAATGCAATGCCAACCTGCAATTTGACGTCGTGGGACACTATGATGACATGGCTTGCTAAGAATGGTCTTGGGGAGGATGCCATTAATTTGTTCACTCAGTTCAAGAAAACAGGAATGAAGCCTGATGGTCGAATGTTGATTGGTGTTTTATCTGCTTGTAGTGTTTTGGGAGACATTGATGAGGGAATGTTGCACTTTGAATCAATGATCAAGGATTATGGCATAGCCCCATCCATGGATCATTATGTGAAGGTAATAGACATGCTAGGAAGTACAGGATATCTGGATGAAGCTTTTGAGTTCATAGAAAAGATGCCATTGGAGCCAAGTGTTAATATATGGGAAACCTTGATGGATCTCTGCAGAGTTCATGGGCACATGGAGCTTGGTGATCGCTGTGCTGAGCTTGTTGAGCAGCTGGACCCCGCACGCATGAATGAGCAAACGAAGGATGGCCTTCTACCTGTAAAACCTTCAGACCTTGCAAAacagaaagagaagaagaaactaGCAAGTCAAAGTCTTTTAGAAGTTAGGAGCCGGGTCCATGAATATCGAGCGGGAGATAGATCTCATCCTAACACTGATAAGCTCTATGCAGAACTTAGGCATTTAAGGGAACAAATGAAGGAGGCTGGTTACATACCAGAGACTAGATTTGTGTTGCATGACATAGACCATGAATCCAAGGAGGAAGCTCTTCTTGCTCATAGTGAGAGACTTGCTATTGCCGATGGTCTCCTTAACAGTCCAGTTCGTTCACCCATTAGGATAATCAAGAATCTTCGTGTTTGTGGTGATTGCCATACAGCACTAAAGGTCATCTCAAAGATCGTTGGCAGAGAATTGATCATACGAGATGCTAAGAGGTTCCACCATTTCAAAGATGGGTTGTGCTCTTGCCGGGATTATTGGTGA